One Streptomyces umbrinus genomic window, CTCGACCCTGCTCACCCAACGAGGAGGACCGACATGGCCGTTCCCAAGCGGAAAATGTCCCGCAGCAACACCCGTCACCGCCGCGCCCAGTGGAAGGCGGCCACCCCGCAACTCGTGCCGGTCACGGTCGACGGGGTCGCCCGGCTCGTGCCCCAGCGGCTGGTCAAGGCGTACGAGCGCGGGCTGCTGCGCCCCGAGGGCTGACCGGTCATGAGGTTCGACCGACTGCCCGTAACCGTCCTTTCCGGATTCCTCGGCGCGGGCAAGACCACCCTGCTCAACCACGTCCTGGGAAACCGCGAAGGCCTGCGCGTCGCGGTCATCGTCAACGACATGAGCGAGATCAACATCGACGCCACCCTGGTGCGCGGCGGTGAAGCCGCCCTGTCACGGACCGAGGAACGACTGGTCGAGATGACCAACGGCTGCATCTGCTGCACCCTGCGCGACGACCTGCTGGAGGAGATCGACCGGCTGGCCCGCGAGGACCGCTTCGACTACCTGCTCATCGAGTCGAGCGGCATCTCGGAACCGATGCCGGTCGCCGCCACGTTCGCCTTCGCCCGTGACGACGGCGCCACCCTCGGCGACCTCGCTCGCCTCGACACCATGGTCACCGTCGTCGACGCGGCGAACTTCCTGCCCGAACTGACCAACGGTGACGAACTCGTCGAACGGGGCCTGGACCAGTACGAGGACGACGAACGCACGGTCAGCGACCTGCTGATGGACCAGATCGAGTTCGCCGACGTCATCGTGCTCAACAAGCTCGATCTCGTCGACGAGGACGCCGCGGCCCGGCTCCGGGCAACGCTCAGCCGCCTCAACCCCGTTGCCCGGATCGTCCCCGCCGCCCATGGCCGGGTCGAGCTCGGCGCGGTGCTCGGCACCGGACTGTTCGACCTCGAGCGCGCCCAGCAGGCACCGGGCTGGGTCATGGAGCTCAACGGCGACCATGTCCCAGAGACCGAGGAGTACGGCATCTCCTCGACCGTCTTCCGCTCCGAAGCGCCGTTCCACCCGGGCCGGTTGTGGTCCTTCGTCACCGGAGAACTCGACGGTGGCACCTTCGGGCAGATCCTGCGCTCCAAAGGCTTCTTCACCCTCGCGAGCCGCCCGCATGTGACGGGCCTGTGGTCCCAGGCCGGCTCCGTCGCCCGCTTCGAACCCTCCGCCGCCCGCGACACCGACGGACCGAGCGGCCAGGAACTCGTCTTCATCGGCACGCACCTGCACGCCGAAGCTCTCCACGCCGCACTGACCGACTGCCTCATGACCGACCGCGAGAGCCTGCCGCCCGTCGACCCGTTCCCCGCCTGGGACACCTACGGCATCGACGACACCTGCGAGCACGAGCACCCCGAACTCGTAGTCGGGGCCTGAGAACTCCGGGTCGGGCGGTGGACGCAGCCACGGCACTGCGCGACCGGCTCGACCCCGACCGACGCTTCACCAACGCCCATCTCCGCAGGGTGGACAGGGCCACCAAGGCGTTGGGGCGTGGCCGGACTGGTGGGCGACGTGGGTGAGACCCAGGAAGCGCGGTGGCGGGCGCAGGCACCCGCAGACGCGGCACCGAAGCCGACATCGTCCAGGACGCGCTTTCCGCGTTCGAGAGCGGAGATGTACGTCTTGTCATAGCCCAGGAGGCCGCCGAGCTCGGACTGGTTCAGGCGGTGCGCGCGGCGGTGGAAGCGCAGGATGCTCGCCAAGTCGCTTGCCATGAGGACAAGTTCCGCATGCGGGGTGCCCAGTCCCGCGGCTCGTGGTGTGTCGCCGGCCGGGCCACGAGGCATCGGTCCAGGCGCCCACCGGGCAGTTCCCACTCATCGCGCTCGTTCTTCAGCAGCACGCGGTCCTGTGCATCGAGAGCAACGCCCTTCACCGGTTGGCAGAGCGACTGTTCTGCCACGTCTACGGTCGCACGAAGACAGGGTCGCAGTTCATTCCGGGCCGGCCCTACTCCTGCGTCGCCGCGCTGGAGCCGGGCGGCGCCACGTCCTGGACCGGCCAACAGCTCCTCGCCCGGGCCGCCGTCGAAGGTACCCATGTCAGGCGTGCCCGGACATCTGGCGCTGGTTGCCGCGCGCAGGGGCCAGTCGGCATCGCGTACCGCCTGGAAGAGGATCTGCTTCATCTGACAAGCAGGGCCTCAAGGATGGGATCCATTCTGCGCAACCTCCCGACAGGGTTGCTCAGTTCATTCCATTTTGATGGAATTTCTGCATGCAGCGGCAGTGCCGCATTGGCCACGGCCAATGAATCAGATTGTCGGCTCGGCGTTTCTCGCCGACGGCCGCATCTGCGACAACGGTCCCGGCATACCGCCCGAGGGGCGCATGGACCTCACCGAGATCGACGGCCGCCGCTGGGGACACCGTCTCCCGCCGGGCGATCCTCACCCGCTACGGCGACCCCGCCGCCGATGTTCACGACATCGCCGGACGGGCCAGAGCGGGAGAGGAGCGGGCCCAGCGGGTGCTGGACGACGTCTTCAGGAGACTGGGCGTCGTGCTGGGCCCGCGTCTGGTGGACTTCGGCGCGATCGCTCTGGTCGTCGGCGGCTCCATGATCCACTGCCGGTGCGAACGGTCGCCGACCCCCGGACGGGCCCACCGACCGTACGGGATGTGGGTATGTCGCCCAACTCACCAACGACACTGCGGACTTGGATGTGGACCACGACAGTGGCTTCGTGGGAGGTGACTGAGGCGGGGCGCGACACGCCGTCGGTGACCAATCGAAGTAGTTGCGCAATCAACTTCTGTACTCTCGGTGCCGCATGACGGCCGTGGACGACCGTCCCGCGCTGCCAACTCCCTTACAGGGAACCGGTATGCGCTGGTCGCCCGAGGGGACGGCCGACGGTTGCCACGACTACTCAGCAAGGAACAGCCATGAAGATCGGTTTCGCGCTCCCGCAGTTCCACAAGCAGGCCTTAGGCATAGCCCGGACCGCGGAGTTCGCGCGCGAGGCGGAGTACGCGGGGGCCGCGAGCCTCTGGGTGGGCGACCGCAACCTGGCCGCCGTCAACCCCAAGGTCGGCTACGGCGGGCAGGGAGACTCGATTCCGGCCGAACTCAACACGGCCGCCGACCCGTTCGTACTCCTGGCCATCGCCGCGAGCGCCACCGAACGCGTACTGCTCGGAACGCATGTACTCATAGCCCCGCTGTATCCGCCCGTCCAGCTGGCCAGGTCGCTCACCAGCATCGACGTGATCAGCGACGGCCGCCTGCTGCCCGGCTTCGGAATCGGCTGGTCACCGGAGGAGTACGAGGCGGCGGGCTCGGACTTCACCCGTCGCGGCGCCCGGATGAACGAACTGCTCGACGCCCTCGACGCCATCTGGACCACCGACCCGGCCCAGTACAGCGGTGAGCTGATTTCGGTGCCCCTGCATCACTCCCCCCTCAAGCCCGCCCGGCGCCCTCGTCCGCCCTTCTACCTCGGTGCCATGTCCGAGCGCGCCCTGCGGCGGGTCGCCGAGCGCGGTGACGGCTGGCTGCCGCTGATCGTGGTGCCCAGTTACGTGGACGTCGACGGGCTGGTGAACCAGCGGGCGGCCATCGACCTGTGGGCCCGGGAGGCCGGCCGGGACCCGTCCGCGATCGATGCCGTCCTGCGGGTCAACATCGATGCGGGCACCTCGACCCAGCAGGTCGCCGACACCATCAAGACTGTCCACGAGCGCACCGGCATCGACCACTTCATGGTCGACTCCATGTACGCCGTCCACAGCGTCGACGAGTCCCTGGCCGTCGCCACCGAACTGATCGCCCTGGTCGAGAAGGGCTGACGTCGCTGCACCTCCCCCCTGTCGCAGCAGACGGTCGGCCACATGGCGCCGACGTCAAGGTTCACCCGATCGCTGAAGCCCAGCGTGGAACAGCGCGTCTTGTCCTTGTGCGCAGTGTGCTTCTCGATTCCTGACCGGTCCGGCGCGGTTGCGCTACGCTCTCGGCGCTCCGCCCGGCCCGGGCGGGCAGGACACGACGACAGGGGGCGCGATGCGAGCCGGTACGGGGCTCCGGTCGCTGATACCGCTGCTGGTCTGCGGGGTCATGGCCGCGGCCGCGGGCTGTGGAGGTTCCACCGACGAACAGGGCGGCGAGTCCCTGGAGTTGGAGGCGAAGTGGCACGACAGGATCAGCGAGGCGGTGAGCGCGAAGCCCGACGGCTGCACGGCAGGCGTGGGCAGTGCCTGCGAGACCCATGCGGCGGCCGTGCACGCGATCACCGAGCGGTTGCACAAGGAGGTGGAGGCTCGTCCCGACAAGGACCGCTACCAGGCGACACTGGACGGCACCACCGCCATCAACGAGCAATACGACCAGTACTTCACCCAGTTGTGCGCCACCGTGCCCGAAACCACAGTCGATGCCGCCACCACCCAGAAGTTCAATACCTGCTCCGCGCTCTACACCTCCATCATCACGGGCGCGGGCGATCTCCAGAACAATCTGCGCCCGTCCGAGTAGTCCGGGCCCAGGGCGGGCCGAGCCCAGGGCGGCAGCGGGATTGCCACCTGCCTTCGACGTGACCGGGCCAGGCCGTAGCCGCCCTGAATCAGTCGGTCCCTTCGAGGTACGACGCCAGGTTGGCCAGCGAGGAGGCGATCCCGGTTTCGTGGTCCGCCTGGTCGATGCCGGGTGGCACATCCGTGGCGGTGACGGTCACCTCGGTTCCGTCACCGACGGCAGCGAGATGCCAGGTCATCGTCATGGTTCCCGCGAACGACGGGTCGTCGGCTTCGAACACCGCCCGCTGCACCACCCGTTCCGGTGGCACCAGTTCGGCGAACCCCACGTCGACGACATCCGTCGCGTCCGAGGTCTTTCCGGGACTGTCGGTAGGATCGAGGTAGGTGAGGACCATCCGGAACCCGCCACCAGGCCGGGGATCCCACCACTCGACCCGCCCGCGCATGCCGTCCGGCGGCAACCAGGCTTCCAGCGACTCCCGGTCCATGAGGGCGTAGTAGACAGTCGCCGGTGGTGCGGCGATCATCCGGCTGGCGCGGTCCGTCCTGTCCATGGCCCGAGTCTAGGGCGAAGGCGGTTCCCTGCGCGGCGCAGGACGAGGGTGTCCGGGCCGTGCCGGATACCGTTCGGGCGACGGAGGCCGCGCCAAGTGGACTGTCACCCGACGTGTCCGCTCCCGTACAGTCCGCCTTGGTGCTGGTGCTCCGTCACGGCCGAGCCCGGCAGTTGACCACGAGAGGAAACATGGACACTGAAGCCAGTCTCGGCTCCCCTTCGTACGCCCCCGGAACGGGGCGGCCGGTCCCCGAAGCCGAGCCTGAGCTCGTGAAGCAATGGCATTCGGGCGGAGGCGAACTGGTCGAGCTGCTGTCCCAGGTGCGCGAACGGCACGGCGGCGTCGCCGCGTTCCGCCTCGGGCCGGCCCCCACTGTTCTGGTCACCGCCCCGCAAGCGGTCCAACACGTACTGGCCCGGCACCCGGAGCGGTACGTCAAGCGCTCCCACCGTGCCCGTTTGCTGATCGGCGACGGTGTCCTGGCCGCCACCGGTGCGGCGTGGAAGCAGCAACGCCGTTTGCTGCAGTCCCAGTTCACCGGTACCGGGATGCGCCGCTACGAACAGCGGATCAGCGATGCTGCCCGGACCACCGCCGGACGCTGGGACGGGTACGCCCGTACCGGGCAGCCCTTCGATGTCGGGCAGGAGATGCGCCGCTTCGCCCTCGACTCCATCTGGCGCTCCCTCACCGGGTACGCCCTCGATGACGAGACCGAGCGCGAACTGGCCGCCGTGGAAAGCGTGGGGGCCGCTCTTCCGACTCTGCCCGCCGACATCGGCGACGCCCGGGAAGCCGTCTCCGCCGATCTCGCCCGGATCGACGCCGTCGCGCGGCACGCCATCGAGGCCGCCCGCGGCGGAGCGGCAGGACCCGACGGCCCGGGCCTGCTGCACGTCCTGCTCGAGGCCGCGGCCGAGCATCCCGAGTACACCGACCGGCTGATCCGCGACGAACTGGTCACGCTGCTGGCGGCCGGGCACGAGACCACCGCCACCACCCTGAACTGGCTCTACCTGCTCCTCGACCGGAACCCCGGCGCCCGCGAACAAGCACTGGCCGCCGGCGGCGAAGGGTCCCCGGAACGCCGCCAGGCCGTCCAGGCCCTGATCCACGAAACGCTCCGGCTCTACCCGTCGGCCTGGATCCTGCCCCGCCACGCCAGCGAGGACGACACCCTCGCCGGGTACGCCGTCGAGGCGGGCACCGACCTCCTGGTCTGCCCGTACCTCACGCACCGCGATCCCCAACTCTGGCCGGACCCGGAGCACTTCGACCCCCAGCGCTTCATCACGCCGGGCGTCCGCCCCACCCACCCGGGCGCCTACTTCCCCTTCGGCATCGGCCCCCGCGCCTGCCTCGGCCTGCAATTCGCACTCCGCGAATCAACAGTCCTACTCGAACACCTGCTACCGGCTCACGTCCCAGCCTTCTCCTCCACCCCCACAAAGGCGGTACACGGCATCACCGTCCGCCCGGACGGGCCAACTCCGGCGACCTTGGCTCCGCCGGTCACCTGAAGCGGGCCATTCCCAAGTGGAGAACCGGCTGGGGGCGAAGACTTCGACGGGGCGGGGGAAGCGCGCGAATCCCCCTCCGAAGCCTCGCCCGGCTTCGGAGGGAGAAAACGGCGGCCCGTTCCCGTGCGCCACGCTCACCAGAGTCCGCTGGGCTCCCTTCCGGCCGCCCGGAGCAGGATGTCCCGTGTGGAACCCATCCCGTACTTGTCGACCTCGCTGGAGAGTTCGGCCACGTCCAGCAGGAGCGGCCGGATGTCGACACCGGCATCCCGGGCCTGCCCGCACAGACCGTTCAGGCCGACCATCATGTCCCGTGTGTCGCGGCCCTGATCCTCGACCGACATCTCCATGAGTCGCTGCCGGAAGCCTTGGGGCGTGGGCTCGGAGGGCAGCGTCGTCGCCCCGCCGAAGTGGTGACACCGCTCCAGGAGCGCGCGCAGGGCGGCCCGGACCTCCTCGTCGCCCTCCTCGTAGAGGGAAAGCACGTCCCGCAGCGCCGCCTCGGCCTCCGGCCGAATCCCCGCCTCGTCCAGCGGACGCGGACCCTCCTCCATCTTCCGCATCCAGTCGGGGTCGGTGAGATCCACCGGCCTCGTCGCGATGGGTTCGATGCACGCGTCGATCACCGCGACCCACTCCTCGAGCTCCGCCAGTTCCCCCATCGTGCCCTGCCCCCGTCCGACCATCGGTGGCAGCATGCCACGGCCCAAGGCCTGCAGACGCACCCTCGGCAACGACGATGCGGGCGGGGCAGCAGACGCCGCCCGGCGCGAGCCAGACATCCGGCCCACTGACCCCGCGGCTGACAATCCGTCACCTCGCCGGCTGTGTTTCGTCGGTTCTTGGAAGTTGCCGGAGGGCGGCAGAGTTCTGCCGGTCATTGGTGCTGGAAGCGCCCGTTCGCCCGTGCTCGCCCACTGCGTACGGTGGCGTGACCGGCCCTGGGCGATCTGTTCCGGGGCGCGATCGTGGTGAACGGTCCGAGGCGAGCAGGGGTGAGGATGGTCTATCCGGTCCTGGCCGCTACAGCGGTCGTGTCCATCGTGACGGCCGCCGTGACCGTGCTGGTGGGCCGTCAGAGGCGCCGGATGGATTCCGGTCCGGAAGCGCGGCAAATCGAAGCGGCGGCCACGAGCGGCGTGCGGGATGCGCGCCGCCAGGCTCACGCCCATCAGCATTTCAACGTTGCCGGCGGCATCAGTTCTCTGCGGATCGCGACTCCACTCGTCGGGACTCGTGGTAGGGACCCGTAGGGACAGGGGGACGACCTCAGCTACCCCCTCGCTCCA contains:
- a CDS encoding TIGR03619 family F420-dependent LLM class oxidoreductase; amino-acid sequence: MKIGFALPQFHKQALGIARTAEFAREAEYAGAASLWVGDRNLAAVNPKVGYGGQGDSIPAELNTAADPFVLLAIAASATERVLLGTHVLIAPLYPPVQLARSLTSIDVISDGRLLPGFGIGWSPEEYEAAGSDFTRRGARMNELLDALDAIWTTDPAQYSGELISVPLHHSPLKPARRPRPPFYLGAMSERALRRVAERGDGWLPLIVVPSYVDVDGLVNQRAAIDLWAREAGRDPSAIDAVLRVNIDAGTSTQQVADTIKTVHERTGIDHFMVDSMYAVHSVDESLAVATELIALVEKG
- a CDS encoding SRPBCC family protein, with protein sequence MDRTDRASRMIAAPPATVYYALMDRESLEAWLPPDGMRGRVEWWDPRPGGGFRMVLTYLDPTDSPGKTSDATDVVDVGFAELVPPERVVQRAVFEADDPSFAGTMTMTWHLAAVGDGTEVTVTATDVPPGIDQADHETGIASSLANLASYLEGTD
- a CDS encoding GTP-binding protein, which encodes MRFDRLPVTVLSGFLGAGKTTLLNHVLGNREGLRVAVIVNDMSEINIDATLVRGGEAALSRTEERLVEMTNGCICCTLRDDLLEEIDRLAREDRFDYLLIESSGISEPMPVAATFAFARDDGATLGDLARLDTMVTVVDAANFLPELTNGDELVERGLDQYEDDERTVSDLLMDQIEFADVIVLNKLDLVDEDAAARLRATLSRLNPVARIVPAAHGRVELGAVLGTGLFDLERAQQAPGWVMELNGDHVPETEEYGISSTVFRSEAPFHPGRLWSFVTGELDGGTFGQILRSKGFFTLASRPHVTGLWSQAGSVARFEPSAARDTDGPSGQELVFIGTHLHAEALHAALTDCLMTDRESLPPVDPFPAWDTYGIDDTCEHEHPELVVGA
- the rpmF gene encoding 50S ribosomal protein L32, with translation MAVPKRKMSRSNTRHRRAQWKAATPQLVPVTVDGVARLVPQRLVKAYERGLLRPEG
- a CDS encoding cytochrome P450, with product MDTEASLGSPSYAPGTGRPVPEAEPELVKQWHSGGGELVELLSQVRERHGGVAAFRLGPAPTVLVTAPQAVQHVLARHPERYVKRSHRARLLIGDGVLAATGAAWKQQRRLLQSQFTGTGMRRYEQRISDAARTTAGRWDGYARTGQPFDVGQEMRRFALDSIWRSLTGYALDDETERELAAVESVGAALPTLPADIGDAREAVSADLARIDAVARHAIEAARGGAAGPDGPGLLHVLLEAAAEHPEYTDRLIRDELVTLLAAGHETTATTLNWLYLLLDRNPGAREQALAAGGEGSPERRQAVQALIHETLRLYPSAWILPRHASEDDTLAGYAVEAGTDLLVCPYLTHRDPQLWPDPEHFDPQRFITPGVRPTHPGAYFPFGIGPRACLGLQFALRESTVLLEHLLPAHVPAFSSTPTKAVHGITVRPDGPTPATLAPPVT